The following coding sequences lie in one Flavobacterium sp. 20NA77.7 genomic window:
- a CDS encoding asparagine synthetase B, which yields MVRKLIFFLIVLFSVVAKPSSILLPMEAEGQQNHLKAYGITYWALAKSYKVNWLLNYRGGSFLLPDSDEIRKECQIRGVTFEILSDANVSSILEEINSPSQNMEAVLLEKAPKIAVYTPKGKQPWDDAVTMVLTYAEIPYTEIYDEEVLSDQLVLYEWLHLHHEDFTGQYGKFFGAYRNAPWYIEQKKEAELLAQKLGYAKVSDEKRAVALKIRDYVIGGGFMFAMCSATDSFDIALSAEGTDICEPMFDGDASEANYQLKIDYTATFAFKDYILERNPMTYEFSDIDTTLEHGKGAMTMENDYFTLMEYSAKWDPIPTMLCQNHTQLVKGFMGQTTAFDAQKIKSNILVMGECKINGEARYIHGTKGKGMFTYYGGHDPEDYQHRVGDAPTVLDLHPNSPGYRLILNNVLFPAAKKKKLKT from the coding sequence ATGGTAAGAAAACTCATTTTCTTTTTAATCGTATTGTTTAGTGTCGTTGCTAAGCCTTCTTCCATTTTGCTTCCTATGGAGGCTGAAGGCCAGCAAAATCATTTAAAGGCTTATGGTATTACCTATTGGGCTTTGGCAAAATCGTATAAAGTAAATTGGCTGTTAAATTATAGAGGCGGTTCGTTTTTGCTCCCTGACTCAGATGAAATAAGAAAAGAATGCCAAATTAGAGGCGTTACTTTTGAAATTCTCTCAGATGCTAATGTGTCAAGTATATTAGAAGAAATAAATAGTCCTTCACAAAATATGGAGGCTGTTTTGTTAGAAAAAGCGCCAAAAATTGCAGTATATACGCCAAAAGGTAAACAACCCTGGGATGATGCTGTAACAATGGTGTTAACTTATGCAGAAATTCCGTACACGGAAATATATGATGAAGAAGTATTAAGTGATCAATTAGTTTTATATGAATGGTTGCATTTGCATCATGAAGATTTTACAGGTCAATATGGTAAATTTTTTGGTGCATATAGAAATGCTCCTTGGTATATAGAGCAAAAGAAGGAAGCCGAATTATTAGCTCAAAAATTGGGTTATGCTAAAGTTTCTGACGAAAAAAGAGCAGTTGCTTTAAAGATTAGAGATTATGTTATAGGAGGCGGGTTTATGTTTGCTATGTGTTCCGCCACAGATAGTTTTGACATTGCTTTGTCAGCAGAAGGAACTGATATATGTGAACCTATGTTTGATGGAGATGCGAGTGAGGCAAATTACCAGTTAAAAATTGATTATACAGCAACATTTGCCTTTAAAGACTATATCTTAGAGCGCAATCCAATGACTTATGAGTTTTCAGATATTGATACAACTTTAGAACACGGTAAGGGAGCTATGACAATGGAAAATGATTATTTTACTTTGATGGAATATTCTGCAAAATGGGACCCTATACCAACCATGTTATGTCAAAATCACACACAACTTGTAAAAGGTTTTATGGGACAAACTACCGCCTTTGATGCTCAAAAAATAAAATCAAATATATTAGTGATGGGTGAATGTAAGATTAATGGCGAAGCTCGTTATATTCACGGTACAAAAGGAAAGGGTATGTTTACCTATTATGGGGGGCATGACCCCGAAGATTACCAACATAGGGTAGGGGATGCACCCACAGTTTTAGATCTGCATCCAAATTCTCCTGGCTATCGATTAATATTAAACAATGTCTTATTCCCTGCAGCGAAGAAGAAGAAATTAAAAACTTAA
- a CDS encoding DUF1569 domain-containing protein — MKKLNYLLDKLKNYTGVLEKRNNLVSESTVGWQIAHSLKTIEQIVLAITKSEPKKYKWTFNVNRILILSIFKSIPRGKGKAPKNVMPDALISSESILTSFENVENLLKNWEQLPKQAYFPHPYFGDLNKKNTEDFLFIHTNHHLKIIQDICGD, encoded by the coding sequence ATGAAAAAACTTAATTATTTACTAGACAAATTAAAAAATTATACTGGTGTACTCGAAAAAAGAAACAATTTAGTTTCTGAAAGTACTGTAGGCTGGCAAATCGCACATAGTTTAAAAACAATTGAACAAATTGTCTTAGCTATTACTAAATCAGAACCTAAAAAGTATAAATGGACTTTTAACGTTAATAGAATATTAATTTTAAGCATTTTTAAATCTATTCCTAGAGGAAAAGGAAAAGCCCCTAAAAATGTTATGCCAGATGCGCTCATTTCATCGGAAAGCATATTAACGTCATTTGAAAATGTAGAAAACCTATTAAAAAATTGGGAACAGTTACCGAAGCAAGCATACTTTCCACATCCTTATTTTGGAGATTTAAATAAAAAAAATACAGAAGATTTTTTATTTATTCATACCAACCACCACTTAAAAATAATCCAAGATATTTGTGGAGATTAA
- the rplT gene encoding 50S ribosomal protein L20: MPRSVNHVASRARRKKVLKLAKGYFGRRKNVWTVAKNAVEKAMQYAYRDRKQKKRNFRALWIMRINAGARLHGMSYSQFMGKVKANNIELNRKVLADLAMNHPEAFAAIVNQVK, from the coding sequence ATGCCAAGATCAGTAAATCATGTTGCTTCAAGAGCAAGAAGAAAAAAAGTATTGAAGCTAGCCAAAGGATACTTTGGAAGACGTAAAAACGTTTGGACTGTAGCTAAAAACGCGGTAGAAAAAGCAATGCAATATGCTTACCGTGATAGAAAGCAAAAAAAGAGAAACTTCCGTGCATTATGGATTATGCGTATTAACGCAGGTGCTCGTTTACATGGAATGAGTTATTCTCAATTTATGGGGAAAGTAAAAGCTAATAATATCGAATTAAACCGTAAGGTTTTAGCTGATTTAGCAATGAACCACCCAGAAGCATTCGCTGCTATCGTTAATCAAGTGAAGTAA
- the rpmI gene encoding 50S ribosomal protein L35, with amino-acid sequence MPKMKTKSSAKKRFKVTGSGKIKRKHAFKSHILTKKSKKRKLALTHAGLVHKTDERSVKEQLCIK; translated from the coding sequence ATGCCTAAAATGAAAACGAAATCTAGTGCTAAGAAACGCTTTAAAGTGACTGGCTCTGGAAAAATCAAAAGAAAGCACGCTTTTAAGAGTCATATTTTGACAAAAAAATCTAAAAAGCGTAAATTAGCTTTAACTCATGCTGGTTTAGTTCATAAAACAGACGAGAGAAGCGTTAAAGAACAATTGTGTATTAAATAA
- the infC gene encoding translation initiation factor IF-3 codes for MHRINTNIRVQEVRLVGDNVEPGIYKILDAMKLADEFELDLVEISPNAEPPVCKIIDYGKFLYEQKRRDKELKAKSTQITVKEIRFGPQTDEHDYEFKKKNAVKFLQDGAKLKAFVFFKGRSIIYKEQGQILLLRLAQDLEEFGKVEAMPVLEGKRMIMYIAPKKKK; via the coding sequence TTGCACAGAATAAATACTAATATTCGTGTACAAGAAGTACGTCTAGTTGGTGACAACGTAGAGCCAGGAATTTACAAAATTTTAGACGCTATGAAATTAGCTGATGAATTTGAACTAGATTTAGTAGAAATTTCTCCTAACGCTGAACCACCAGTTTGTAAGATTATTGATTACGGAAAGTTTCTTTATGAACAAAAGAGACGTGACAAAGAACTAAAAGCAAAATCAACTCAAATTACAGTTAAAGAGATTCGTTTTGGTCCTCAAACTGATGAGCATGATTATGAATTTAAAAAGAAAAATGCCGTTAAATTTCTACAAGACGGAGCTAAATTAAAGGCTTTTGTATTCTTTAAAGGGCGTTCGATTATTTATAAAGAGCAAGGACAGATTTTATTATTGCGTTTAGCGCAAGATTTAGAGGAATTTGGTAAAGTTGAGGCCATGCCTGTGCTTGAAGGAAAACGTATGATTATGTACATTGCTCCTAAAAAGAAAAAATAA
- the thrS gene encoding threonine--tRNA ligase, with the protein MIKVTLPDGSVKEFAQGVTPMDVAKSISEGLARNVISASYNATTIETTTELTTDGNLVLYTWNDTEGKKAFWHSTSHVMAQALEELYPGIKLTLGPAIDNGFYYDVDFDEQRITDADFKKIEDRVLEISREKHEFKMRPVSKAEALEIYKHNEYKTELISNLEDGTITFCDHSNFFDLCRGGHIPNTGIIKAMKILSVAGAYWRGDEKNKQLTRVYGISFPKQKDLTDYLELLEEAKRRDHRKLGKELELFHFSQRVGQGLPLWLPKGAALRDRLEQFLKKAQKKAGYEQVVTPHIGQKELYVTSGHYAKYGADSFQPIHTPAEGEEFLLKPMNCPHHCEIYNAKPWSYKDLPKRYAEFGTVYRYEQSGELHGLTRVRGFTQDDAHIFCTPDQLDAEFKNVIDLVLYVFGSLGFENFTAQVSVRDLNNPDKYIGSVENWEKAENAIISAARDKGLNYVIEAGEAAFYGPKLDFMVKDALGRSWQLGTIQVDYNLPERFDLHYKGSDNELHRPVMIHRAPFGSMERFIAILLEHTGGNFPIWLMPEQAIILSLSEKYENYAKKVLDLLENHEIRALIDNRNETIGKKIREAEVKKLPFMLIVGEEEEKNGTISVRRHGDAGKSNETMTIEQFASLVNDEIQKTLKQF; encoded by the coding sequence ATGATTAAAGTTACTTTACCCGATGGTTCGGTTAAGGAGTTTGCACAAGGTGTTACTCCTATGGATGTTGCTAAAAGTATTAGCGAAGGATTAGCTAGAAATGTAATTTCAGCATCATACAATGCTACAACAATTGAAACGACGACCGAATTAACCACAGATGGTAATCTTGTGTTATATACTTGGAATGATACGGAAGGCAAAAAAGCTTTCTGGCACTCTACATCGCACGTAATGGCGCAAGCCTTAGAAGAACTTTATCCTGGTATAAAATTAACCTTAGGACCAGCTATTGATAATGGGTTTTACTATGATGTTGATTTTGACGAACAACGAATTACAGATGCGGATTTTAAAAAAATTGAAGATCGCGTTTTAGAAATTTCGAGAGAGAAACATGAATTTAAAATGCGTCCGGTTTCAAAAGCCGAAGCGTTAGAAATTTATAAACACAATGAGTATAAAACCGAATTGATTTCAAACTTAGAAGACGGAACAATTACATTTTGTGATCATTCAAACTTCTTTGATTTATGTCGTGGCGGTCATATTCCAAACACAGGCATCATTAAAGCGATGAAAATTTTATCTGTGGCAGGGGCCTATTGGAGAGGCGATGAAAAGAACAAGCAACTTACTCGTGTATATGGTATTTCTTTTCCAAAGCAAAAAGATTTAACAGATTACCTAGAATTACTGGAAGAAGCAAAGAGAAGAGACCATAGAAAATTAGGTAAAGAATTAGAATTGTTTCATTTTTCGCAACGGGTAGGTCAAGGTTTACCTTTATGGTTACCAAAAGGAGCTGCTTTGCGTGATAGACTAGAACAATTTTTGAAAAAAGCACAGAAAAAAGCAGGTTACGAGCAAGTTGTAACACCACATATTGGTCAAAAAGAATTGTATGTTACTTCTGGACATTATGCAAAATATGGCGCTGATAGTTTTCAACCTATTCACACACCAGCCGAAGGCGAAGAATTTTTATTAAAACCAATGAATTGTCCACATCACTGTGAAATATACAATGCCAAACCTTGGTCTTATAAAGATTTACCAAAACGTTATGCTGAATTTGGAACTGTATATAGATATGAGCAATCTGGTGAATTACACGGACTTACTCGAGTAAGAGGTTTTACGCAAGATGATGCACATATTTTTTGTACACCTGATCAATTAGACGCTGAATTTAAAAATGTAATTGATTTAGTATTATATGTATTTGGATCTTTAGGTTTTGAAAATTTTACTGCACAAGTTTCTGTAAGAGATCTAAACAATCCAGATAAATATATAGGTAGTGTTGAAAACTGGGAAAAAGCAGAAAATGCGATTATCAGTGCAGCAAGAGACAAAGGCCTTAATTATGTTATAGAAGCGGGTGAGGCAGCTTTTTATGGTCCGAAACTTGATTTTATGGTAAAAGATGCCTTAGGAAGAAGTTGGCAACTTGGTACAATTCAAGTCGATTATAATTTACCCGAACGATTTGATCTTCATTACAAAGGTAGTGACAACGAATTACACAGACCTGTAATGATTCACAGAGCACCTTTTGGATCAATGGAACGTTTTATCGCTATTTTATTAGAACATACAGGTGGAAATTTCCCGATTTGGTTAATGCCAGAACAAGCAATTATATTATCTTTGAGTGAGAAATATGAAAATTATGCAAAAAAAGTTTTAGATTTGCTAGAAAATCACGAAATTCGCGCCCTAATTGATAACCGAAACGAAACAATCGGTAAAAAAATTAGAGAAGCAGAAGTTAAAAAACTTCCATTTATGTTGATTGTAGGGGAAGAAGAAGAAAAAAATGGCACAATTTCTGTTAGACGACATGGTGATGCTGGAAAATCTAATGAAACAATGACAATTGAGCAATTTGCTTCATTAGTAAATGATGAAATACAAAAAACATTAAAACAATTTTAA